One part of the Diceros bicornis minor isolate mBicDic1 chromosome 38, mDicBic1.mat.cur, whole genome shotgun sequence genome encodes these proteins:
- the SDE2 gene encoding splicing regulator SDE2, which translates to MAETAALVWIRGPGFGCKAVRCTSAPCSVRDFIHRHCQDQGVPVDCFFVKCNGSLVNTSDTVQHGAFYSLEPRLRGGKGGFGSMLRALGAQIEKTTNREACRDLSGRRLRDVNHEKAMAEWVKQQAEREAEKEQRRLERLQRKLAEPRHCFTSPDYQQQCHEMAERLEDSVLKGMQAASSKMVSAEIGENRKRPNTSGTDEGARAGKRKCFWLGMEGLETAEGSSSESSDDDSAAPGTSGMSCPAPTNGSDGVEMAGGFPSSSQRARVLTTDSRSPGKPETRGTDSGNGISEDLCAELGETSTEECVERKMADEREKTREGKEAESREPIGKEAAGAGLSEERETKGRTDRESAAKPSPGGDRENSPVAELEESRSANSGIRQETLDLLAFSSVAELELLGLERLKCELMALGLKCGGTLQERAARLFSVRGLAQEQIDPALFAKPLKGKKK; encoded by the exons ATGGCGGAGACGGCGGCGCTGGTGTGGATTCGCGGCCCCGGCTTCGGGTGCAAGGCGGTGCGGTGTACCTCGGCCCCGTGCTCCGTACGGGATTTTATCCACCGACACTGCCAAGATCAG GGTGTTCCCGTGGACTGCTTCTTTGTGAAATGCAATGGATCGCTCGTTAACACCAGTGACACAGTGCAGCATGGAGCTTTTTATAGTTTGGAGCCCAGACTTCGTGGTGGAAAAGGAG GTTTTGGCTCTATGCTCCGAGCACTTGGTGCTCAGATTGAGAAGACAACCAATCGAGAAGCTTGCCGGGATCTCAGTGGAAGGAGACTACGAGATGTCAATCATGAAAAAGC AATGGCTGAATGGGTCAAACAGCAAGCTGAgcgagaggctgagaaggagcaAAGGCGCCTGGAGCGGCTGCAGCGGAAGCTTGCGGAGCCCAGGCACTGCTTCACCAGCCCCGACTACCAGCAGCAGTGCCACGAGATGGCGGAGCGCCTGGAGGACTCCGTCCTGAAAG GTATGCAGGCTGCCTCCAGCAAGATGGTATCGGCAGAAATCGGGGAGAATCGGAAACGGCCTAACACATCAGGCACAGACGAAGGAGCCAGGGCAGGGAAAAGGAAATGCTTTTG GTTGGGCATGGAAGGACTAGAGACTGCAGAGGGGTCCAGCTCTGAGAGCTCAGATGATGACAGTGCAGCACCTGGTACTTCAGGAATGAGCTGCCCTGCTCCCACAAATGGCAGTGATGGTGTTGAGATGGCAGGCGGATTTCCCAGTAGTTCTCAGAGGGCAAGAGTATTGACTACAGACTCCAGATCACCAGGAAAACCAGAGACCCGAGGGACTGACTCTGGGAACGGTATTTCAGAGGACTTGTGTGCTGAGCTGGGAGAGACATCTACTGAGGAGTGTGTGGAAAGGAAGATGGCTGATGAAAGAGAGAAAACCCGGGAGGGAAAGGAGGCAGAGAGTAGAGAACCCATCGGAAAGGAAGCCGCTGGGGCTGGActgagtgaggagagagagacgAAAGGAAGGACTGATAGGGAAAGCGCTGCCAAGCCTTCACCTGGAGGAGATAGGGAGAACAGTCCCGTGGCCGAACTGGAGGAAAGCCGGTCAGCAAACAGC ggtaTTCGTCAGGAAACTCTAGATCTGCTGGCATTCAGCTCTGTTGCAGAATTGGAGCTGCTGGGTTTGGAGAGGCTCAAGTGTGAACTGATGGCCCTGGGGCTGAAATGTGGGGGCACGCTGCAGGAGCGGGCGGCCAGGCTCTTCTCTGTCAGAGGGCTGGCCCAGGAACAGATAGACCCAGCTCTATTTGCCAAGCCTTtgaaagggaagaagaaatga